GGTTGGCCCCAACGGCTGCGGCAAGAGCAATGTCTCCGACGCCATCCGGTGGGTGCTCGGCGAGCAGGCCCCCCGGGCCCTTCGGGCCAAGCGGATGGAGGACGTCATCTTCAACGGCAGCGCCGATCGCAAGCCATACGGCATGGCCGAGGTGTCCCTCACCATCAGCAACATCAAGGGGGTTGTTACCTCCCCCGAATACAAGGACTTCGAAGAACTCATCGTCACCCGCCGGCTCTACCGCTCCGGCGAGAGCGAATATCTCATCAACCGCAATCCGGCGCGGTTGAAGGACATCACCGACCTGTTTCTCGATACCGGGGTCTCCCTCGACACCTTCTCCATCGTCGAGCAGGGGCGGATCGAAGGCCTTGTCAACGCCAAGCCGCTCGACCGCCGCCTCCTGATCGAAGAGGCGGCGGGCATCATGAAATACAAGAGTCGCCGGAACGAAGCCCTCCGCAAGCTGGAGCTGGCCCAGGGCAACCTGCTTCGCGTGGCCGATGTCATGCGCGAGAAGGAATCGCGCCTGCGCTCGCTTCGCCGTCAGGCCAAGAAGGCGACCTTCTACAAGGAATACCAGCAGGAAGTCGAGGAGCTCTCGCTGCGCATTGCCGCCCTGGAGCTTTTGCGGCTCGAGGCGGAACTCAG
The bacterium DNA segment above includes these coding regions:
- a CDS encoding AAA family ATPase → MKFKRLEMVGFKSFVDRTVIEFGDRLTAVVGPNGCGKSNVSDAIRWVLGEQAPRALRAKRMEDVIFNGSADRKPYGMAEVSLTISNIKGVVTSPEYKDFEELIVTRRLYRSGESEYLINRNPARLKDITDLFLDTGVSLDTFSIVEQGRIEGLVNAKPLDRRLLIEEAAGIMKYKSRRNEALRKLELAQGNLLRVADVMREKESRLRSLRRQAKKATFYKEYQQEVEELSLRIAALELLRLEAELSPAEEEYTRLKGQEELLLASISATEADRERLRIELSERSEKLAETRRHAVEVEGVLQRLDNRLE